The following are from one region of the Salvia splendens isolate huo1 chromosome 2, SspV2, whole genome shotgun sequence genome:
- the LOC121792796 gene encoding auxin-responsive protein IAA8-like, which translates to MSAPLLGVGGDEYQSNITLLDSSSSLESVCQNGSELKERNYMGLSDCSSVDSSPLSNTSEYSPSGLNLKATELRLGPPGSLSLGRGSEHCPVSSAAIDEKLLFHLHPLKSLVTGNKRGFSDAMNGTSEGKHLSASEVDDVISPRPSLNPNVKASKDVSTAQPTKVKDAVYQGAVLEMPRAPTESRPAHFVAANNNYASAPATKAQVVGWPPVRQFRKNTLASTSKNNEEVGGKASNGASFVKVSMDGAPYLRKVDLRTYSAYQGLSSALEKMFSCFTIGQYGSHGVSGGEMMSESKLKDLLNGSEYVLTYEDKDGDWMLVGDVPWEMFIDTCKRLRIMKSSDAIGLAPRAVQKNQSKK; encoded by the exons ATGTCTGCACCTCTGCTCGGTGTTGGTGGGGACGAGTACCAAAGCAACATTACCTTGCTGGATTCTTCATCCTCCTTAGAAAGTGTCTGCCAAAATGGATCAGAACTCAAGGAGCGTAACTACATGGGGTTATCTGACTGTTCATCCGTTGATAGCTCGCCATTATCCAACACCTCAGAATACAGTCCGAGTGGTCTCAACTTAAAGGCCACAGAACTAAGGCTTGGGCCCCCGGGGTCCCTGTCTCTGGGGAGGGGTTCAGAGCATTGTCCCGTGAGTTCTGCTGCAATCGATGAGAAGCTGTTGTTTCATCTTCATCCCTTGAAGTCACTTGTTACaggaaacaaaagagggttttCTGATGCTATGAATGGAACATCAGAG GGGAAGCATCTCTCCGCTTCGGAAGTTGATGATGTGATCTCTCCTAGGCCTTCGTTGAACCCCAATGTCAAAGCTTCAAAAGACGTCTCTACAGCACAACCAACAAAGGTGAAAGATGCGGTATACCAAGGTGCTGTGCTAGAGATGCCTCGTGCCCCTACTGAGAGCCGCCCGGCTCATTTTGTGGCTGCAAATAATAACTATGCTAGTGCCCCTGCTACCAA GGCGCAAGTTGTTGGTTGGCCACCTGTCAGACAGTTCAGAAAAAATACTCTGGCGTCGACCTCAAAGAACAATGAAGAGGTAGGTGGTAAGGCATCAAATGGTGCATCCTTTGTGAAAGTGAGCATGGATGGTGCCCCATACTTAAGGAAGGTTGATCTCAGAACTTACTCTGCCTACCAGGGGCTCTCATCTGCTCTTGAGAAAATGTTCAGCTGCTTTACTATAG GCCAATATGGTTCCCATGGAGTTTCTGGGGGTGAGATGATGAGTGAGAGTAAATTGAAGGACTTGCTAAATGGATCTGAATATGTTCTAACTTACGAGGATAAAGATGGCGACTGGATGCTTGTTGGTGATGTTCCTTGGGA GATGTTTATCGACACGTGTAAGAGGCTGAGGATTATGAAGAGTTCGGATGCAATTGGGCTAG CTCCAAGAGCCGTCCAAAAAAATCAAAGCAAGAAATAA